Proteins from a single region of Novosphingobium sp. CECT 9465:
- a CDS encoding peptidylprolyl isomerase has protein sequence MSLLALLAALAASPEPVAPPAKALSPTEIVAAAPAADWMAIAPSDLLVMDLAPDAAGRPRRVVIQLLPAPFSQGWVGNIRKLAAAHWWDGTSINRAQDNYVVQWGDPDGEDKAKAKRLPRNLSVIAQSEYVIPYSAGLFAKRWDQQIRDAKYQFVPVPPPPPNWNGFSDPYSKAFSFVGGFSVGMTLATVNEMTTDSLTGRRFPAMFSVPTSVWPVHCYGTVGVGRNEPPDTGTGAELYTVIGHAPRQLDRNIAIVGRVIEGMEHLSTLPRGTGNLGFYKTAPERTPIRSIRNGTDVPDLPVFEYLGTESQSFARYADARANRRDAFYIQPAGGVDICNVPVPIRRRK, from the coding sequence ATGTCGCTGCTCGCTCTGCTCGCCGCTCTTGCGGCTTCGCCCGAACCTGTTGCTCCGCCCGCCAAGGCGCTTTCTCCGACTGAGATCGTGGCTGCGGCACCCGCTGCGGATTGGATGGCGATTGCGCCTTCGGACCTGCTGGTGATGGACCTTGCGCCCGATGCTGCAGGGCGACCGCGCCGCGTGGTGATCCAGTTGCTGCCCGCGCCGTTTTCCCAGGGGTGGGTCGGCAACATCCGCAAGCTGGCCGCCGCGCACTGGTGGGACGGCACGTCGATCAACCGCGCGCAGGACAATTACGTGGTGCAGTGGGGCGATCCCGATGGTGAGGACAAGGCGAAGGCCAAGCGGCTACCTCGAAATCTGTCTGTCATCGCACAGTCCGAATATGTAATCCCATATTCCGCTGGATTGTTTGCCAAGCGGTGGGATCAACAAATTAGAGACGCAAAATATCAATTCGTGCCGGTGCCTCCTCCACCCCCAAATTGGAATGGTTTCAGTGATCCATATTCCAAGGCGTTCAGTTTTGTCGGCGGCTTCTCTGTCGGTATGACGTTGGCGACCGTTAACGAGATGACTACCGACAGCCTGACTGGTCGTAGATTTCCTGCGATGTTCAGCGTTCCTACATCGGTCTGGCCCGTCCACTGCTACGGCACCGTCGGCGTGGGCCGCAACGAACCGCCTGACACCGGCACTGGCGCGGAACTCTACACCGTCATCGGCCACGCCCCGCGCCAGCTTGATCGCAACATCGCGATCGTCGGCCGGGTGATCGAGGGGATGGAGCACCTCTCCACCCTGCCGCGCGGCACCGGCAATCTGGGCTTTTACAAGACCGCGCCCGAACGCACGCCGATCCGCTCCATTCGCAACGGCACCGATGTGCCCGATCTGCCCGTGTTCGAATATCTCGGCACCGAGAGCCAGAGCTTCGCCCGCTATGCCGATGCCCGCGCCAATCGCCGCGATGCGTTCTATATCCAGCCCGCAGGCGGTGTGGACATC